In Oncorhynchus clarkii lewisi isolate Uvic-CL-2024 chromosome 2, UVic_Ocla_1.0, whole genome shotgun sequence, one DNA window encodes the following:
- the LOC139380815 gene encoding free fatty acid receptor 2-like: MQECHTALCLSVYLVTFLTGLPANAVAFYTFSKKVRQKPTPIDILLLNLTISDLLFLLFLPFKMQEVTDDMTWSLPYILCPLSGFFFYMTIYVSTLFLTAVSVERYLGVAFPIQHSLKRRPLYAVVASVFIWVFSILHLSIVVIMPYYNPPQDSLSSTTNSSNIYEFSNVSNVLISDSDNIVSSRNVCYEDFSKKQLAILLPVRLELCLVLFCVPFLICSFCYINFIRILSGLPHIGRRRRLRAIGLALGTLLVFAFCFGPYNVSHIVGFITRKNPDWRDMALLCSTFNACLDPFIFYFSSSAVRGTLGSMLQGARIKLAKCHIHWSPWKGMSEPPIDKGPKQAEMNAI; the protein is encoded by the coding sequence ATGCAGGAGTGCCACACTGCGCTGTGTCTGTCCGTCTACCTTGTTACCTTTTTGACGGGCCTCCCGGCCAATGCTGTGGCCTTCTACACCTTCAGCAAGAAGGTAAGGCAAAAACCCACACCCATCGACATCCTGCTCCTCAACCTGACCATCTCGgacctcctcttcctgctcttcCTGCCCTTCAAGATGCAGGAAGTCACGGACGATATGACCTGGAGTCTACCCTACATCCTCTGTCCTTTATCTGGCTTCTTCTTCTACATGACCATCTACGTCAGCACCTTATTCCTGACAGCGGTCAGTGTGGAGCGCTACCTGGGCGTGGCCTTCCCCATCCAGCACTCGCTAAAGCGCCGGCCCCTGTATGCCGTGgtggccagtgtatttatctggGTCTTCTCCATCCTCCACCTGAGCATTGTCGTCATCATGCCCTACTACAACCCACCGCAAGACTCCCTCAGTTCCACAACCAACTCTTCCAACATCTACGAATTCTCCAACGTCTCCAACGTGCTCATTAGTGACAGCGACAACATTGTGTCTTCCAGGAATGTGTGCTATGAGGACTTCAGCAAGAAGCAACTGGCGATCCTCCTGCCTGTGCGTCTGGAGCTCTGCCTGGTTCTATTCTGTGTACCTTTCCTCATCTGCAGCTTCTGCTACATCAACTTCATCCGTATCCTCTCCGGCCTGCCCCACATTGGGCGTCGTAGACGCCTCCGTGCTATCGGCCTGGCTCTGGGGACACTGCTGGTGTTTGCCTTCTGCTTCGGCCCCTACAACGTCTCCCACATTGTGGGCTTTATAACCAGGAAGAACCCCGACTGGAGGGACATGGCCTTGCTCTGCAGCACCTTCAACGCCTGCCTGGACCCCTTTATCTTCTACTTCTCCTCCTCGGCCGTCAGAGGGACCCTAGGGAGTATGCTGCAGGGGGCCAGAATCAAGCTGGCCAAGTGTCACATTCACTGGTCCCCTTGGAAGGGAATGAGCGAGCCTCCGATAGATAAGGGACCCAAACAAGCAGAGATGAATGCTATCTGA
- the LOC139380820 gene encoding free fatty acid receptor 2-like: MMSEKEVMERYGHSSLVLVVYIITLLIGFPANVVAFYTFSKKVRQKAMPVDILLLNLTISDLIFLLFLPFKIKEVADNMKWIMPHFLCPLTSFVFYTTIYNSTFFLTAISVERYLGVAFPIKYKLKRRPLYATVASVFFWAISMAHISIVYIIQYFDYSNTTRADPLNLDMCYEDFTPEQLQVLIPVRLELFLVLFCVPFFICCFCYINFIRILSQLPSINRKKRQRAIGLSLGTLLVFIVCFAPYNLSHVVGFVNWESPTWRVEALLSSTVNASLDPIIFYFSSAALRSTFHLFMKNLVERMQRLFFCNKVLFCSRTQKDSTPSTNDSSL, encoded by the coding sequence ATGATGTCTGAGAAGGAAGTCATGGAAAGATACGGCCACAGCAGCCTGGTGCTTGTGGTCTACATCATCACCTTGCTGATTGGCTTCCCCGCCAATGTTGTGGCCTTTTACACCTTCAGCAAGAAGGTGAGGCAGAAAGCCATGCCCGTCGACATCCTGCTCCTCAACCTGACCATCTCGGACCTCATCTTCCTGCTCTTCTTGCCCTTCAAGATCAAAGAGGTGGCGGACAACATGAAATGGATCATGCCCCACTTTCTGTGTCCATTGACCAGCTTCGTCttctacaccaccatctacaaCAGCACCTTCTTTCTGACCGCAATCAGTGTCGAACGCTACCTGGGAGTGGCCTTTCCCATCAAGTACAAACTAAAAAGACGGCCTTTGTACGCCACGGTGGCTAGCGTCTTTTTCTGGGCAATCTCTATGGCGCACATTAGTATTGTCTACATCATTCAATATTTCGACTATTCCAACACCACCCGGGCAGACCCTTTGAACCTGGACATGTGTTATGAGGATTTCACCCCGGAGCAGCTGCAAGTCTTGATACCTGTCCGTCTGGAGCTCTTCCTGGTTCTATTCTGTGTACCTTTCTTTATCTGCTGCTTCTGCTACATCAACTTCATCCGAATCCTCTCTCAGCTGCCCAGCATCAACCGCAAGAAGCGTCAGCGGGCCATCGGCCTGTCTCTGGGGACCCTGCTGGTGTTTATCGTCTGCTTCGCACCCTACAACTTGTCACACGTAGTGGGCTTTGTCAACTGGGAGAGTCCCACTTGGCGGGTGGAAGCACTCTTGTCCAGTACCGTCAACGCCAGCCTGGACCCCATCATCTTCTACTTCTCCTCAGCGGCCCTCAGGTCTACCTTCCACCTCTTCATGAAGAACCTGGTGGAGAGGATGCAGCGGTTGTTCTTCTGCAATAAGGTCCTGTTCTGCTCCAGAACTCAGAAGGACAGCACACCAAGCACCAATGACAGCTCCTTATAG